A window of Desulforhopalus sp. contains these coding sequences:
- a CDS encoding class A beta-lactamase-related serine hydrolase, giving the protein MKHPHCLLTKPLIAVFLPLILFIASATDAAWAAKKETFDIIYLRTKDFEKVLDYKEELETVFDAQIVKKLKIVGWGSGEYILLYDGNLSARTVTHTLIKHADMLSKTGFDEPYATKQQDFYSLFNVSYGMGRNLDSLKETYQLLYSCLGEEVKRDLFIEKTDYGNYLLVYRLLGDEASASAIAKKHQAILKTKKISTSLTKENSNTVVYGESSLINDGDSIKSAICQRPESTEDYRFSQKDSSLTAPKATQPVSPTMPKAVPTVPDKVDALAATKTEGEADTARGSQLERMAGASSEGTKIERTITEHLDNLRNKGILAKDESTGWMVYDLENDRSLAGINANIEFQAASMIKPFVALAFFHKVREGRLQYDEQSKRQMEAMIQRSSNSATNFIMRRAGGPEQCNAILKKYYSHIFKKTEIKEYIPADGRTYLNSSSPADYVRFLRALWNLDIPYGKEIRRVMALPGRDRLYYGTNIPRGTMVFNKTGSTARLCGDMGILVTKTRKGDTYPYAIVGIIERRTKASDYGQWMASRSRVIRDISTLVYEGLKKDHHLL; this is encoded by the coding sequence ATGAAACACCCACACTGCCTCCTAACCAAACCCTTGATTGCAGTTTTCCTGCCACTTATCCTTTTTATCGCATCTGCCACCGATGCAGCATGGGCGGCAAAGAAGGAAACTTTTGATATAATCTATCTCCGCACCAAAGATTTTGAAAAAGTCCTTGATTACAAAGAAGAACTGGAAACGGTATTCGATGCGCAGATAGTAAAAAAACTAAAAATTGTTGGCTGGGGAAGCGGTGAATATATTCTGCTCTACGACGGCAATCTTTCCGCAAGAACAGTCACCCATACGTTGATCAAGCATGCCGACATGCTCAGCAAAACCGGTTTCGACGAACCTTACGCAACCAAGCAGCAAGATTTTTACAGCTTGTTTAATGTCAGCTACGGCATGGGGCGTAATCTTGATTCTCTCAAGGAAACCTATCAGCTTCTCTATTCCTGCCTGGGCGAGGAGGTGAAAAGGGATTTGTTTATCGAAAAGACTGATTACGGCAACTATCTGCTGGTGTATCGTCTCCTCGGAGATGAGGCCTCGGCATCTGCTATCGCTAAGAAACATCAGGCGATCCTCAAAACCAAAAAAATATCCACCTCACTCACCAAGGAGAACAGCAATACGGTTGTCTACGGCGAATCAAGCCTGATAAATGACGGGGATTCAATTAAATCGGCAATCTGCCAGCGCCCAGAATCCACCGAGGACTATAGATTCTCGCAAAAAGACAGCAGCTTGACTGCGCCGAAGGCAACTCAACCTGTTTCTCCCACCATGCCAAAGGCTGTCCCGACGGTTCCCGATAAAGTTGATGCGCTTGCTGCTACCAAGACGGAGGGTGAAGCGGATACCGCCAGAGGTTCACAACTTGAACGCATGGCCGGCGCTTCTTCAGAGGGCACCAAGATAGAGCGGACCATTACCGAACACCTCGATAACCTGAGAAACAAAGGAATTCTTGCAAAAGATGAATCAACTGGCTGGATGGTCTATGACCTGGAAAATGACCGCAGCCTTGCCGGCATCAATGCCAACATAGAGTTTCAGGCGGCGAGCATGATCAAACCCTTTGTAGCCCTGGCTTTTTTTCATAAGGTACGGGAAGGGAGACTGCAATACGACGAACAAAGCAAGAGACAAATGGAGGCAATGATTCAGAGAAGCAGCAATTCTGCAACCAATTTTATAATGCGAAGGGCTGGGGGGCCGGAACAATGCAATGCCATCTTGAAGAAGTATTACAGCCATATCTTCAAGAAAACCGAGATTAAAGAGTATATACCTGCCGATGGCCGTACCTACCTCAACAGCTCCTCCCCCGCCGATTATGTCAGGTTCCTGCGTGCCCTCTGGAATCTCGATATACCTTACGGCAAGGAAATCCGCCGGGTAATGGCCCTGCCCGGCCGAGACAGGCTGTACTACGGCACGAACATTCCCCGCGGCACAATGGTGTTCAATAAAACCGGGTCAACCGCCCGGCTTTGCGGGGACATGGGGATTCTGGTTACGAAAACCCGTAAAGGCGATACCTACCCCTATGCTATCGTCGGGATAATCGAACGCCGCACCAAGGCATCTGATTACGGGCAGTGGATGGCATCACGCAGCCGAGTGATTCGTGATATCTCTACACTGGTTTATGAAGGTTTGAAAAAAGACCATCATCTGCTGTAG
- a CDS encoding MTH1187 family thiamine-binding protein has translation MHLILDLCVVPLGVGVSVSKYVAACQKVLRKAELKHQLHAYGTNIEGDWDAVMAAVKKCHETIHAMGAPRITTTIKMGTRIDRPQSMEEKVTSVFGKLDDL, from the coding sequence ATGCACCTAATACTCGACCTCTGCGTAGTACCTCTGGGCGTTGGGGTTTCTGTCTCCAAGTACGTCGCGGCATGCCAGAAGGTTCTGCGGAAGGCGGAACTGAAGCACCAGCTCCACGCCTATGGAACCAACATTGAAGGTGATTGGGACGCGGTTATGGCTGCGGTGAAGAAATGCCACGAAACAATTCACGCCATGGGCGCTCCGAGAATCACCACGACAATCAAGATGGGCACCAGAATTGACCGCCCCCAAAGCATGGAAGAAAAGGTTACCAGCGTATTCGGCAAGCTTGACGACCTTTAA
- a CDS encoding sigma-70 family RNA polymerase sigma factor, with product MCVEKPKPAADTTRSSPAIVDLLPAAPSSRPFAIRVQALALSPVLEEKILLEERRLNGGNSRHRKTAVLTADDERELATEVLRYRHLFTERLLPSPRFRQAALTVIQNIYLFNNRRVFFGATGESVERERQEALLLFSSLPRRTSIPLSKTFQHPIIARVWNRIISQSTAVECAGQYFLSLLAAVEQLNTLRNIYVLLTTGLVRKLAVQTHPLYKQSVTYEDAVQIGSIGIARAAYRYHPSSGVRFSTFAAHWVFREIQRQALDGRLIRISSNTIEGYAKANKDENFENLRKFSSIIEAATSVNENLCGDYATLTLSELSSQAVSPVGAVEAAQLRQILLQAIDRVLSKKTADIIKRRFGLPPYQGGEQSILSISEFYKVTRSSIYQLEQSALKRLQVHLQGKFS from the coding sequence ATGTGTGTAGAAAAGCCAAAACCGGCAGCGGATACCACCCGCAGCTCCCCAGCGATTGTCGATCTGCTGCCAGCCGCCCCTTCATCTCGGCCGTTTGCCATCCGTGTCCAGGCCCTGGCGCTTAGTCCGGTTTTAGAAGAAAAGATCCTCCTTGAAGAGCGCCGGCTGAACGGCGGAAATTCCCGGCACCGGAAAACTGCTGTACTTACTGCAGATGACGAAAGAGAACTGGCCACCGAGGTTCTCCGCTATCGGCACCTTTTCACCGAACGTCTGCTCCCCTCGCCACGGTTCAGACAGGCAGCCTTGACGGTCATTCAAAATATCTACCTGTTTAATAACCGGCGAGTGTTCTTCGGTGCTACCGGAGAATCAGTGGAAAGAGAGCGTCAGGAAGCCCTGTTGCTGTTCAGTTCCCTTCCCCGTCGCACCTCGATACCTTTATCAAAAACCTTCCAACATCCGATCATCGCCAGGGTCTGGAACCGCATTATAAGCCAATCGACGGCTGTGGAATGTGCAGGGCAATATTTTTTGTCATTACTGGCGGCGGTGGAGCAGCTTAATACCCTCAGAAATATCTATGTCCTTCTCACTACGGGCCTGGTACGGAAACTGGCTGTCCAGACACATCCATTGTACAAACAGTCTGTTACCTACGAAGATGCCGTGCAGATCGGTTCAATAGGAATAGCCAGGGCAGCATACCGTTACCACCCCTCAAGCGGTGTCCGGTTTTCAACCTTTGCTGCACATTGGGTGTTTCGGGAGATTCAACGGCAGGCCCTGGATGGCCGGTTGATACGGATCTCTTCCAACACCATCGAAGGGTATGCCAAGGCAAATAAAGATGAGAATTTCGAGAACCTCAGGAAATTCTCGTCGATCATTGAGGCAGCCACTTCGGTGAATGAAAACCTCTGTGGCGATTACGCCACATTGACTCTTTCCGAGCTGTCGTCCCAGGCAGTTTCGCCAGTTGGAGCTGTTGAAGCGGCCCAGCTCCGCCAGATTCTTCTGCAAGCCATAGACCGGGTGCTCTCAAAGAAAACCGCGGACATTATCAAACGCCGTTTTGGTCTTCCGCCATACCAAGGAGGGGAACAATCGATTCTCTCCATCAGTGAGTTTTACAAGGTAACGCGCAGCAGTATCTACCAGCTTGAACAGAGTGCTTTAAAAAGACTGCAGGTGCACCTTCAAGGGAAATTTTCCTGA
- a CDS encoding DUF4442 domain-containing protein, with protein sequence MSQLFDLYKQAGNAGFSTKICEIVPYFATIEPQFVELRPGYCEVTMPNTPKVHNHLGTVHAIAMCNLAEIAAGLMTDVSIPETCRWIPIGMSVRYLAKAKTDLRGVADGREIDWQVPGDKDVPVSITDRDGLEVCSATITMKVSPKK encoded by the coding sequence ATGAGTCAGTTGTTTGATCTGTATAAGCAAGCCGGGAATGCTGGTTTTAGCACAAAGATTTGTGAAATTGTACCGTATTTCGCAACAATCGAACCGCAGTTCGTCGAATTGCGGCCGGGCTATTGCGAAGTCACCATGCCGAATACGCCAAAGGTTCACAATCATCTGGGTACGGTTCATGCGATTGCCATGTGTAATCTCGCGGAGATTGCCGCCGGCCTGATGACCGATGTTTCCATTCCTGAAACCTGCAGGTGGATTCCGATCGGCATGAGTGTCCGGTATCTTGCCAAGGCCAAAACCGATTTGCGGGGCGTTGCCGATGGCCGGGAGATAGATTGGCAGGTCCCCGGCGACAAAGATGTCCCCGTCAGCATTACCGACCGTGATGGGCTGGAGGTTTGTTCGGCAACCATCACCATGAAGGTGAGTCCGAAAAAATAA
- a CDS encoding DUF3786 domain-containing protein has protein sequence MTSYVDRNYFAELKKASAAEICRNNRCSYNPSSMCYTISIWGEIYTIDCANAKISRNSSSSPPPHEFFYLFIIYYLLLPQDIRQVGEWISEKDFPGGATFFRGPHLLPTDRISSRFGNDIDGFREYCQSLGGTPLPLADAAFSFAITGDITIAVLYWTGDDDFPAEAKILYDKANIKALPLDIVFALAYEVCQRLGAPGSDNPRQGQTL, from the coding sequence ATGACATCCTACGTCGATCGCAACTATTTCGCGGAACTCAAAAAGGCCTCGGCGGCCGAGATCTGCCGAAACAACCGGTGCAGTTATAACCCGTCCAGCATGTGCTATACCATCTCCATTTGGGGTGAGATTTACACGATTGACTGTGCAAATGCAAAAATTTCACGCAACTCCTCAAGCTCGCCCCCTCCCCATGAATTCTTTTATCTTTTTATCATCTATTATCTGCTCTTGCCTCAGGATATACGGCAAGTTGGCGAATGGATCTCGGAAAAGGATTTCCCGGGCGGTGCGACTTTTTTCCGGGGCCCTCACCTCCTGCCAACCGATCGTATCAGTAGCCGTTTCGGAAATGATATCGATGGGTTCAGAGAATATTGTCAAAGCCTTGGCGGCACACCTCTGCCCTTGGCGGATGCAGCTTTCTCCTTTGCAATCACCGGCGATATCACCATAGCGGTGCTGTACTGGACCGGTGATGATGACTTTCCGGCCGAAGCCAAAATTCTCTACGACAAGGCCAATATCAAGGCGCTACCCCTTGATATTGTTTTTGCCCTCGCCTATGAGGTTTGTCAACGGCTTGGTGCCCCCGGCAGCGATAATCCTAGACAAGGGCAAACCCTGTAA
- a CDS encoding FAD-dependent oxidoreductase — translation MGKRIVIIGGVAAGPKAASRVMRLMPDAEVTMIDQDSLISYGGCGIPYFVSGDVADEKALRSTSFHMLRDEYFFTKTKGVTTLTSTRALSIDRNNKTVEIADLKTGEKSSVGYDTLLLATGSQPVLLPIPGNDADGVYTISDMHKAIAIKERIAKGQVSKAVVIGGGAIGIEMAEAFTDLWGIETAIVEFKEQLLPRIIDWPLAVILEKHLRDHNVEVYLGEAALEVVVDQGKAVAVRTSKRTLEADLVVMAAGVRPRSDLARDAGLHVSRNGGIVVNTRMQTSDPNIYAAGDCVEIAHLISGKRFVAPFGSMANKEGRVAADNMAGIPSVFKGGVGSFVLKAFDIAVGATGIGLENAREEGFDVEFSLSSPSDRAHFYPGQDILCLELLFDRRTRKVLGFQGTGPANDGPLARINAAAVAISAGATIDDLANVEMAYSPPFSTAIDPLNAAAYVADNLCDGRMRQITMEEFFAWMENPASRPDWQVLDVRHEKQAAPWVEKFGPGIWLSLPYDQVRDRYAELPHDKTLVIFCNAGSRSYEIQVFLDFVGLKNNTVVPGGFNVIRRMGPEWLAVR, via the coding sequence ATGGGTAAGCGAATTGTGATAATCGGGGGGGTAGCAGCCGGGCCAAAGGCCGCCAGTCGAGTAATGCGCCTTATGCCGGATGCCGAGGTGACGATGATAGACCAGGATAGTCTCATTTCGTATGGTGGCTGCGGCATTCCCTATTTCGTTTCCGGAGATGTAGCCGACGAAAAGGCCCTGCGCTCAACAAGCTTTCATATGCTTCGGGACGAGTATTTTTTTACCAAGACCAAAGGCGTGACAACCCTCACCTCGACCCGTGCTCTTTCTATCGACAGAAATAATAAAACGGTTGAGATTGCCGATTTGAAAACGGGGGAGAAAAGCAGTGTTGGCTATGATACTCTCCTTCTGGCCACTGGCAGTCAGCCGGTATTGCTACCGATACCAGGCAATGATGCCGATGGGGTCTATACCATCAGCGATATGCATAAGGCCATCGCCATAAAGGAACGGATTGCCAAGGGACAAGTCAGCAAGGCCGTGGTCATCGGTGGTGGGGCAATCGGCATTGAGATGGCCGAGGCCTTCACCGATCTTTGGGGGATTGAAACCGCCATCGTCGAATTTAAAGAGCAGCTTTTGCCGCGCATTATTGACTGGCCCCTGGCGGTCATTCTCGAGAAGCACCTGCGCGATCATAATGTCGAGGTATATCTTGGCGAGGCGGCTTTAGAGGTCGTGGTCGATCAAGGCAAGGCGGTTGCTGTCCGGACCAGCAAGAGGACTCTGGAGGCCGATCTGGTGGTAATGGCCGCTGGGGTCAGGCCGCGATCAGACCTGGCCAGGGATGCAGGTTTGCATGTGTCACGGAACGGCGGCATTGTCGTCAATACCAGGATGCAGACCTCCGACCCGAATATCTACGCTGCGGGAGATTGCGTTGAGATTGCCCATTTGATATCCGGCAAGCGCTTTGTCGCGCCGTTTGGCAGTATGGCCAACAAGGAAGGGCGGGTCGCCGCCGACAACATGGCCGGCATTCCATCGGTTTTCAAAGGAGGAGTTGGGAGTTTTGTCCTAAAGGCCTTTGACATAGCCGTTGGAGCGACTGGAATCGGACTTGAGAATGCTCGTGAGGAAGGCTTTGACGTTGAGTTTTCCCTCTCTTCTCCGTCGGACCGGGCGCACTTTTATCCCGGTCAAGATATTCTCTGCCTGGAGCTGCTCTTTGACCGTAGGACCCGGAAAGTATTGGGGTTCCAGGGAACCGGACCTGCCAATGACGGTCCTTTGGCAAGGATTAATGCCGCAGCGGTGGCCATCAGCGCCGGAGCAACCATTGATGACCTGGCCAATGTTGAGATGGCTTATTCGCCGCCTTTTTCAACAGCGATCGACCCACTCAACGCCGCTGCTTACGTTGCCGACAACCTTTGTGATGGAAGAATGCGCCAGATTACCATGGAAGAGTTTTTTGCCTGGATGGAAAATCCTGCGAGCCGACCCGATTGGCAGGTTCTCGATGTCCGCCATGAGAAACAAGCCGCACCTTGGGTCGAAAAGTTCGGCCCAGGAATCTGGTTGTCTTTGCCGTACGATCAGGTGCGTGACCGGTATGCGGAGCTGCCTCACGACAAGACCCTGGTTATCTTCTGCAATGCCGGGTCGAGGTCGTATGAAATCCAGGTGTTTCTCGACTTTGTTGGTCTGAAAAACAATACCGTTGTGCCGGGCGGGTTTAATGTCATACGGCGTATGGGGCCGGAGTGGCTTGCTGTTCGCTGA
- a CDS encoding ATP-binding protein, with protein MAKGEKAAPGLDVMQKQKVLAGLEPFKLVEYFSFSSLAVILVFTLLLSWLISENARKVMLEQNEEYSLLLAENINQQVFRRFVLPAVIRYGGIALRNPEQFELLDNIIKGVIQGLKIDSVTIYDSSKNIISYSTLPELVGKVDVGASEYFKALKGIPNSRFTYSGSVLSVTGITTEVSCELKTFIPFRQVRKESDGGGELIMGVIEIEKDLTGNYANIIRLQGRIILVSSCIMTILFLVLRFIVSRAEGIIEKRALERLRLEEKLNQAERLVHLGTMVATVSHEIKSPLGIVRSTAEILEKRISKLAPGSEHLARIVVDETIRLNNIVVEFLDFARPPKATFLRGNVNGVLAKVLEFLTPELKRLEIDLVADLAPGLAENDLDKELFYRAILNILMNALQAMNAGGMLRVATKALADGATEISIQDNGIGIAPEKIDQIFLPFFSDKSKGTGLGLAIAKNILDNHGAAITVQSEEGLGTTFVITLPPAKSQEASLGE; from the coding sequence ATGGCTAAAGGGGAAAAGGCGGCTCCGGGCCTTGATGTTATGCAAAAACAAAAGGTTCTTGCCGGCCTCGAACCCTTCAAGCTGGTTGAGTACTTCTCTTTCTCCAGTCTCGCCGTTATTCTGGTATTCACCCTTCTCCTGTCGTGGTTGATTTCTGAAAATGCCCGGAAGGTCATGCTGGAGCAGAATGAGGAATACTCGCTGCTGCTTGCTGAAAATATCAATCAACAGGTGTTTCGCCGTTTTGTTCTTCCCGCAGTCATCCGCTATGGCGGCATCGCTTTACGCAATCCCGAGCAATTTGAACTTCTTGACAATATCATTAAAGGCGTCATCCAGGGTCTGAAGATCGACTCGGTGACCATTTATGATTCGAGCAAGAACATCATTTCCTATTCAACTCTCCCCGAACTGGTCGGCAAGGTCGATGTCGGGGCGAGTGAATACTTTAAGGCACTGAAGGGCATCCCCAACTCGCGATTCACCTACAGCGGCTCAGTACTCAGCGTCACCGGTATTACCACCGAGGTGAGCTGTGAACTGAAGACCTTCATTCCCTTTCGCCAGGTGCGCAAGGAGAGTGACGGCGGCGGAGAACTCATCATGGGGGTTATCGAGATTGAGAAGGATTTGACGGGCAACTATGCCAACATTATCCGCCTGCAGGGAAGGATAATACTCGTTTCCAGCTGCATCATGACCATTCTTTTTCTTGTCCTGCGCTTCATCGTGTCGCGGGCTGAGGGGATTATTGAGAAAAGAGCGCTCGAACGACTGAGGCTTGAAGAAAAGCTCAATCAGGCGGAAAGACTCGTTCACCTGGGAACCATGGTTGCAACCGTCAGTCATGAGATTAAAAGTCCTCTTGGTATAGTTCGCAGTACTGCCGAGATCCTTGAAAAACGCATTAGCAAATTGGCGCCGGGAAGTGAACATCTGGCACGTATCGTTGTCGACGAGACGATTCGTCTCAATAACATCGTGGTTGAGTTTCTCGATTTTGCCAGACCTCCCAAGGCAACCTTCCTTAGAGGAAACGTCAATGGTGTTCTTGCCAAGGTGTTGGAATTTTTGACGCCTGAGTTAAAGCGGCTAGAGATAGATTTGGTTGCCGATTTAGCTCCAGGTCTTGCTGAGAATGATCTGGATAAGGAGCTGTTTTACCGGGCGATCTTGAATATTCTCATGAACGCCCTTCAGGCGATGAATGCGGGTGGGATGCTGCGCGTGGCCACCAAGGCCTTGGCTGACGGGGCGACCGAGATTTCCATTCAGGACAACGGTATTGGCATAGCCCCTGAAAAAATTGATCAGATCTTTCTTCCCTTTTTCAGCGATAAAAGTAAGGGCACCGGCCTCGGTCTGGCAATTGCCAAAAACATCCTCGATAATCATGGCGCGGCGATTACCGTGCAAAGCGAGGAAGGACTTGGGACAACCTTTGTTATCACCCTGCCTCCGGCAAAATCCCAGGAGGCATCTTTGGGAGAATAA
- the ftsZ gene encoding cell division protein FtsZ has protein sequence MPFRMAESEGVAVVKVIGVGGGGGNAINTMVAHKLQGVEFIAANTDRQALNLSKADICIQLGPGITKGLGAGADPETGNMAAMESLEEIRDALKGSDMVFVTAGLGGGTGTGAAPIVAKASRELGALTVAVVTKPFSFEGKFRTRNAEEGWQELQKYADTIITVPNDRLLSIMQKNSKLSDMLAMADNVLLQAVKGITDLINVPGLINADFADLRTVMREVGPAIMGSGSAVGENRAVEAARKAIDNQLLEDFGIDGARGLLINISASRETFTMAEFMEASAMIQEKADDDAKVVIGALYDDALGDEMHVTVIATGVGAMIDNKETISPLDARKKKPAPIKEVEPTLKGSPAAPNRHPRVSPLPGSNFESFDSLGSSNPPEGKPAGGALNWNDDYLETPTYLRKNAN, from the coding sequence ATGCCGTTCAGGATGGCGGAATCAGAAGGCGTTGCAGTTGTGAAGGTTATCGGCGTCGGAGGTGGTGGCGGCAACGCCATCAATACCATGGTCGCCCATAAGCTTCAGGGTGTCGAATTCATAGCAGCCAACACGGACAGGCAGGCCCTGAATCTGTCGAAGGCTGATATCTGTATACAACTCGGGCCCGGCATCACCAAGGGCCTCGGTGCCGGTGCCGATCCGGAAACAGGCAACATGGCTGCCATGGAATCCCTCGAAGAGATTCGAGATGCCCTGAAAGGCAGCGATATGGTGTTTGTCACAGCCGGACTGGGCGGTGGAACCGGTACGGGAGCCGCGCCGATTGTGGCCAAGGCCAGCCGGGAACTCGGTGCGTTGACGGTGGCAGTTGTCACCAAACCCTTTAGTTTTGAAGGGAAATTTCGTACGAGAAATGCCGAAGAGGGTTGGCAGGAGTTGCAGAAATATGCTGATACCATCATTACCGTGCCAAACGACAGATTGCTGTCGATCATGCAAAAAAACAGCAAATTGTCCGATATGCTGGCAATGGCCGACAATGTCCTGCTGCAGGCGGTGAAGGGTATTACCGATCTTATCAATGTCCCAGGGCTCATTAATGCCGACTTCGCCGATTTGCGCACCGTCATGCGGGAAGTTGGGCCGGCGATTATGGGATCAGGCTCGGCGGTTGGCGAGAATCGCGCCGTCGAGGCGGCAAGGAAGGCCATAGACAACCAGCTGCTTGAGGACTTCGGCATAGACGGTGCTCGTGGCCTGTTGATCAATATCTCCGCGTCCCGTGAGACCTTCACCATGGCCGAATTCATGGAGGCTTCGGCGATGATCCAGGAGAAGGCCGATGACGATGCCAAGGTGGTTATCGGTGCCCTGTATGATGATGCACTCGGCGATGAAATGCATGTTACTGTTATTGCCACTGGCGTTGGGGCAATGATCGATAACAAAGAGACCATCTCTCCGCTAGATGCCCGAAAGAAAAAGCCTGCCCCGATCAAGGAGGTCGAGCCGACGCTCAAGGGCTCACCGGCAGCTCCGAACCGGCATCCGCGAGTTTCTCCTCTTCCCGGTTCCAACTTTGAGTCTTTTGATAGTCTAGGATCATCAAATCCGCCAGAAGGGAAACCGGCAGGTGGTGCCCTCAATTGGAACGATGATTATCTCGAAACTCCCACCTATTTGCGCAAAAACGCCAACTGA
- the ftsA gene encoding cell division protein FtsA, which yields MVEKNINTETDDKEDAIPEKRASQHHEQGELVVGLDIGTTKICCVVGEMFEDRVEVIGVGTVPSKGLKKGVVVNIESTVNSIREAVSLAEESAGCDLRSVYVYVGIAGNHIKGFNSPGILAINNREIKQADIDEVVAAARTVKISENQRIIHVMPQEYMVDDHTGIQNPIGMTGVRLVTNVHIVTADIGAVHNLVTCCNKAGLEVAELVLESIAAASAVLSKDEMDLGVALVDIGGGTTDLAVFCDGTIRHTCEIGLGGHNLTNDLSVGLRTPLQDAERLKEDYGGAISSVIKPNLVVDVPTVGDREPRKVTQKVLVDILEARVIEILEILDRELIASGQKNKINGGVVLTGGTALLSNIAELAEQIFDLPVRIGYPNGLTGKTEELYNPRCTTAAGLVVFGRKKQHEMGRQDTGVFSRMREWIKKIM from the coding sequence ATGGTTGAAAAGAATATAAATACGGAGACTGACGATAAGGAAGATGCCATCCCGGAGAAGAGGGCCTCGCAACACCACGAGCAGGGTGAACTGGTGGTGGGGCTTGATATCGGGACGACCAAGATATGCTGTGTCGTCGGTGAGATGTTTGAGGATCGGGTTGAGGTGATTGGTGTAGGCACGGTGCCCTCCAAAGGTTTGAAAAAGGGCGTCGTGGTCAATATCGAAAGTACGGTCAACTCGATTCGTGAGGCGGTATCGCTTGCCGAGGAATCGGCCGGTTGTGATCTTCGCTCGGTGTATGTGTATGTCGGCATTGCCGGTAATCACATCAAAGGCTTTAATAGCCCCGGCATACTGGCAATCAACAACCGGGAGATTAAACAGGCCGATATCGACGAAGTTGTCGCCGCCGCCAGGACCGTGAAGATCTCCGAGAATCAGCGGATCATTCATGTCATGCCGCAGGAATACATGGTCGATGACCATACCGGCATCCAGAACCCCATAGGTATGACTGGGGTGCGTCTGGTGACCAATGTACATATTGTCACCGCCGACATCGGTGCCGTACACAATTTGGTAACCTGCTGCAACAAGGCCGGCTTGGAAGTGGCGGAGCTGGTGCTTGAATCGATTGCCGCCGCCAGTGCGGTGCTCAGTAAGGATGAGATGGATCTGGGAGTCGCTCTTGTTGATATCGGTGGCGGGACGACCGACCTGGCGGTCTTCTGTGACGGGACCATCCGCCACACCTGTGAGATTGGTCTTGGCGGCCACAACCTCACCAATGATCTATCGGTCGGCTTGCGCACACCCTTGCAGGACGCCGAGCGGCTAAAAGAAGACTACGGCGGGGCGATCTCCTCGGTCATCAAACCGAATCTGGTGGTCGATGTGCCAACCGTCGGCGACCGGGAGCCGCGCAAGGTAACGCAGAAGGTGCTGGTGGACATCCTTGAAGCACGGGTCATCGAGATTTTGGAAATTCTCGACCGGGAACTGATTGCCTCGGGACAGAAGAATAAAATTAATGGTGGGGTGGTCCTGACTGGCGGCACGGCACTTCTATCAAATATCGCCGAGTTGGCGGAACAGATCTTCGATCTCCCGGTTCGGATCGGCTATCCCAACGGTTTGACCGGCAAGACTGAAGAGTTGTATAACCCGCGTTGCACGACGGCGGCCGGGCTCGTTGTTTTCGGTCGAAAGAAGCAGCACGAGATGGGAAGACAGGACACCGGTGTTTTCAGCAGGATGCGTGAGTGGATTAAAAAAATCATGTGA